Proteins encoded in a region of the Deltaproteobacteria bacterium genome:
- a CDS encoding bifunctional hydroxymethylpyrimidine kinase/phosphomethylpyrimidine kinase: MSIVVVGSVFFDTVETPHGKVEEVIGGAATYFAVAASFFTSVKMVATAGEDFPPHELDFLRARGVDLSGLTLQPGRTGRWVGRYHEDMNVRDTLDLQLNVFADFKPVLPASYRDAQYVFLANIDPRLQSSVLDQLAAPGLVGCDTMNHWIASARPAVEQLLGRVDVLTVNDEEARLLSGERNLVRAARHILQMGPKSVLIKRGEYGVIRFAPDSVFAIPAFPLEEVFDPTGAGDTFAGGFMGELARSGDTSETGLRRAIVYGSVLASFCVEDFSLERLRTLTHEEIERRYRQFVALTDLG; the protein is encoded by the coding sequence ATGAGTATCGTCGTTGTTGGCTCGGTGTTTTTCGACACCGTCGAGACCCCCCACGGCAAGGTGGAAGAGGTCATCGGCGGTGCGGCCACCTATTTCGCCGTCGCCGCCAGCTTCTTCACCTCGGTGAAGATGGTGGCGACGGCGGGCGAAGATTTTCCGCCGCACGAGCTCGACTTCCTGCGCGCGCGCGGGGTCGATCTCAGCGGCTTGACGCTGCAGCCCGGGCGCACCGGGCGCTGGGTCGGGCGCTACCACGAGGACATGAACGTGCGCGACACGCTCGACTTGCAGCTCAACGTGTTCGCCGACTTCAAGCCGGTGCTGCCGGCGAGCTATCGCGACGCCCAGTACGTGTTCCTGGCCAACATCGATCCGCGGCTGCAGAGCAGCGTGCTCGATCAGCTCGCGGCCCCGGGGCTGGTGGGCTGCGACACCATGAACCACTGGATCGCCAGTGCGCGCCCCGCGGTCGAGCAACTGCTCGGCCGCGTCGATGTCCTCACCGTCAACGACGAGGAGGCGCGGCTGCTCAGCGGCGAGCGCAATTTGGTGCGTGCCGCCCGCCATATTCTCCAGATGGGCCCGAAGAGCGTGCTGATCAAGCGCGGCGAGTACGGCGTGATCCGCTTCGCGCCCGACTCGGTGTTTGCGATTCCGGCCTTTCCGCTCGAAGAGGTCTTCGACCCGACCGGGGCCGGCGATACCTTCGCCGGCGGCTTCATGGGCGAGCTCGCGCGTTCGGGTGACACCTCGGAAACCGGCTTGCGCCGCGCCATCGTTTACGGCAGCGTGCTGGCGTCGTTCTGTGTCGAGGACTTCAGCCTCGAGCGCCTGCGCACGCTGACGCACGAGGAGATAGAGCGACGTTACCGGCAGTTTGTCGCGCTGACGGACCTCGGGTGA